DNA from Intestinimonas massiliensis (ex Afouda et al. 2020):
GGGGGAGCTACTACCTGACCTCCAAGCTGCCCACGGTGCTGGTCCACGATCTGGACGAGGCCAGGCGGATCTTCGACGAGCAGTGGGAGCGGCTGGACCGGACGTATCTGGACTTCTATCTGCTCCACAACCTGAACGGGGAGCGGTGGCGGCTGCTGCGGGACCAGGGGGTGGTGGACTGGTGCCTGGACCTCCAGCGGCAGGGGCTGTTCCGCCGGTTCGGCTTTTCCTTCCACGGCAGCTACGACGAGTTCGAAGAGATCCTGACCGCCCGGGAGTGGGATCTGTGCCAGCTCCAGCTTAACTACATGGACACCAACGAGCAGGCGGGGCTGCGGGGCTATGCCCTCACGGAGAAGCGGGGCGTGCCGCTGGTCATCATGGAGCCGGTGAAGGGCGGGGCTCTGGCCAACCCGCCGGCGGAGGCCATGGAGCTGTTCCAGCGGGCCCGGCCGGGGGCCTCGGCGGCCTCCTGGGCCCTGCGCTGGGCGGCCAGCCTGCCCAATGTGATGACGGTGCTCTCCGGCATGTCCACCCTGGAGCAGGTGGAGGACAACCTGGCTACCTTCAACGCCTTCCGGCCCCTGGACGAGGGGGAGCGGGCGGTGGTGGAGCAGGCGGCGGCCGTCTACCGCCGGAGGGTCCGCAACGGCTGCACCGGCTGCCGGTACTGCATGCCCTGCCCGGCGGGGGTGGATATCCCGCGGAATTTTACGCTGTGGAACGAGTACGGCATCTATGGCAGCGAAAAGCAAACCGCGTCCCGCTGGAGGGATCTGGAGGAGGAGCGCAAGGGGAAAAACTGCCTCTCCTGCGGCCGGTGCGAGGCGGCCTGCCCCCAGCATCTGTCCATCCGGGAGGACCTGAAACGGCTCCAGACCGAGCTGGACGGCCTGCTTTGAGTGCGTGAGACAGACAGCGCCCCCGGCCATTCCCGGCCGGGGGCGCTGCGGGTCAGGGGGCCAGGTCCTGGGGCGAGGCGCCCTGTCCCAGCCGGCTGACAAAGGCCTGCATCTCCGACTTGGAGGTGATGCGGTGCGTCTGGTCGATGACGTCCCGCTGCTGATCGGGAGAGAGATGGGCAAAGCGCTCCATGGCGGGGACGTCCTGGGCCAGGGCCATGCCCAGGCCCATCGGCAGGTCAGCGAGGGGATTCAGGGAGTTCATGAGCAAGCTCTCCTTTCCAAATCGGATGAGATCAGTTTGCCCCAACCGGCCTAAAAGCGCAGTGGAAATTCATTCCACTGCGCTTTTCCGGATGCAATCAATCGTAAGGTACGGCCTGGAGGTTGGCTAGGCCGAAGGCGGCGCCGGTGTAGACCACATCGGCCTGGATCTGGGCGATGTATTGGCTGTTTCCGGGGCTGGCGTTGGGGATATAGGCCGCGCCGAAGACCGCGCCCAGGGCGTCGCCCTCTGTCAGGAAGGAGACGACAGCGC
Protein-coding regions in this window:
- a CDS encoding aldo/keto reductase — encoded protein: MEYRNIETLGAAPSLLGYGCMRFPTLDDESIDEPQARPLLDRAIEGGVNYFDTAYFYHKGASENFMSRALAQYPRGSYYLTSKLPTVLVHDLDEARRIFDEQWERLDRTYLDFYLLHNLNGERWRLLRDQGVVDWCLDLQRQGLFRRFGFSFHGSYDEFEEILTAREWDLCQLQLNYMDTNEQAGLRGYALTEKRGVPLVIMEPVKGGALANPPAEAMELFQRARPGASAASWALRWAASLPNVMTVLSGMSTLEQVEDNLATFNAFRPLDEGERAVVEQAAAVYRRRVRNGCTGCRYCMPCPAGVDIPRNFTLWNEYGIYGSEKQTASRWRDLEEERKGKNCLSCGRCEAACPQHLSIREDLKRLQTELDGLL